The following are encoded together in the Ranitomeya imitator isolate aRanImi1 chromosome 4, aRanImi1.pri, whole genome shotgun sequence genome:
- the LOC138674234 gene encoding olfactory receptor 2G3-like yields MSHMASRSKEKPGIRMNRWNYTTVEDFILLGLSSHLNIQIMLFVIFLPCYIISLVGNVAIIVISRISSRLQTPMYFFLSHLSFLDIWHTSIIVPVMLKHFLSVRKNLSFNGCVAQMFIHLSLGGTECYLLLSMAYDRYVAIFTPLHYTNIMDTALCIKMATSSWAGGIINSIVHTVFALQLPYCGPNVINHFFCEVPSVLELACADISLNKTVIFFFAMLVVMGPFFLILITYGYIISSILKIRTSVGRRKAFSTCASHIIVVSLFYGTIIFMYMRPGSTHVANQDKMAALFYSVIAPMLNPLIYTLRNKDVIGAFMDITRKSFVSDKR; encoded by the coding sequence AAGCCTGGCATACGTATGAACAGGTGGAATTACACGACAGTTGAGGACTTCATTCTTCTTGGACTTTCCAGTCATCTAAATATTCAGATAATGTTGTTTGTGATATTTTTGCCATGTTATATTATATCATTGGTAGGAAATGTGGCCATCATTGTAATCAGTAGGATAAGCTCCCGCCTTCAAACCCCTATGTATTTCTTCTTGAGTCACTTATCCTTTTTGGACATCTGGCACACATCAATTATTGTTCCTGTAATGCTCAAACACTTTTTGTCAGTGAGAAAAAACCTGTCTTTTAATGGTTGTGTTGCTCAGATGTTCATTCACCTCTCTCTAGGAGGGACAGAGTGCTACCTTTTGTTGTCAATGGCCTACGACCGGTATGTGGCTATTTTTACCCCATTACACTACACTAATATTATGGATACTGCCTTGTGCATTAAGATGGCAACTAGTTCCTGGGCTGGAGGAATAATAAACTCCATTGTACACACAGTCTTTGCATTACAATTGCCCTATTGTGGTCCCAATGTAATAAATCACTTTTTCTGTGAGGTTCCTTCAGTCCTAGAGCTGGCCTGTGCAGATATATCTCTTAACAAGACTGTTATTTTCTTCTTTGCTATGTTGGTGGTGATGGGTCCATTTTTCCTTATCCTTATTACATATGGTTACATCATTTCCAGCATACTGAAGATAAGAACATCTGTAGGACGGaggaaagccttctccacctgtgcTTCACACATTATAGTTGTATCCTTGTTTTATGGCACCATCATCTTTATGTATATGAGGCCTGGATCAACCCATGTAGCGAACCAAGACAAAATGGCCGCCTTGTTCTACAGTGTTATAGCCCCAATGCTGAATCCTTTAATATACACTTTGAGGAACAAGGATGTAATCGGAGCATTTATGGACATCACAAGAAAAAGTTTTGTGTCAGACAAAAGATAA